In Fusobacterium hwasookii, a single window of DNA contains:
- a CDS encoding GNAT family N-acetyltransferase, translated as MITYEIAKNFDIEKIIEVFESSGIVRPTKEKERIKSMFENANLIYFAYDNGELIGLTRCVTDFSYCCYLSDLAVKKDYQKQGIGKTLIEKVKEHIGEKVALILLSAIPAMNYYPKVNFEKADNAFIIKRKS; from the coding sequence ATGATAACTTATGAAATTGCAAAAAATTTTGATATTGAAAAAATAATTGAAGTATTTGAAAGTTCAGGCATAGTAAGGCCTACAAAAGAAAAAGAACGTATAAAATCCATGTTTGAAAATGCAAATCTTATCTATTTTGCCTATGATAATGGAGAGCTTATAGGACTTACAAGATGTGTTACAGACTTTAGCTACTGCTGTTATCTTTCAGATTTAGCAGTAAAAAAAGATTATCAAAAACAAGGTATTGGAAAAACACTTATAGAAAAAGTTAAAGAGCATATAGGAGAAAAAGTAGCATTAATATTACTTTCAGCAATCCCTGCTATGAATTATTATCCTAAAGTAAATTTTGAAAAAGCAGATAATGCATTTATAATTAAAAGAAAGTCTTAA
- the nadD gene encoding nicotinate (nicotinamide) nucleotide adenylyltransferase: protein MKIAIYGGSFNPMHIGHEKIVDYILENLNMDKIIIIPVGIPSHRENNLEQSDTRLKICKEIFKNNKKVEVSDIEIKSEGKSYTYDTLLKLIEIYGKDNEFFEIIGEDSLKNLKTWRNYKELLNLSKFIVFRRKDDKDIEIDPEFLNNKNIIILENEYYDISSTEIRNKVKNKEDISEFVNKKVKKLVEKEYID, encoded by the coding sequence ATGAAAATAGCTATCTATGGTGGAAGTTTTAATCCAATGCATATAGGCCATGAAAAGATTGTTGACTATATCTTAGAAAATTTGAATATGGATAAGATAATAATAATTCCTGTTGGTATTCCCTCACATAGAGAAAATAATTTAGAACAGTCTGATACTAGATTAAAAATTTGTAAAGAAATTTTTAAAAATAATAAAAAAGTTGAAGTTTCAGATATTGAAATAAAAAGTGAAGGGAAATCATATACCTATGATACTCTTTTAAAATTAATTGAAATTTATGGTAAAGATAATGAATTTTTTGAAATTATAGGAGAGGATTCATTAAAAAATTTAAAAACTTGGAGAAATTATAAGGAATTATTAAACTTATCTAAGTTTATTGTTTTTAGAAGAAAAGATGATAAAGATATTGAGATTGACCCTGAATTTTTAAATAATAAAAATATTATAATTTTAGAAAATGAATATTATGATATTTCTTCAACTGAAATTAGAAATAAGGTTAAAAATAAAGAAGATATATCAGAATTTGTAAATAAAAAAGTAAAAAAATTAGTTGAAAAAGAATATATAGATTAA
- the lpxK gene encoding tetraacyldisaccharide 4'-kinase — protein sequence MRLLSYIYLLITTIRNFLYDEKILPIRKVPGVEVICIGNVSVGGTGKTPAVHFFVKKLLAKGRKVAVVSRGYRGKRKRDPLLVSDGMVIFATPQESGDESYLHALNLKVPVIVGADRYKACMFAKKHFDIDTIVLDDGFQHRKLYRDRDVILIDATNPFGGGYVLPRGLLREDFKRAVKRASEFIITKSDLVNERELRRIKNYLKKKFHKEVSVAKHGISKLCDLKGNMKPLFWVKAKKLMIFSGLANPLNFEKTVISLAPAYIERLDFKDHHNFKPKDIALIRKKAEKMDADYILTTEKDLVKLPDNLNINNLYVLKIEFTMLEDNTLKDMEG from the coding sequence ATGAGGTTATTATCATATATATATCTTTTAATAACTACAATACGAAATTTTTTATATGATGAAAAAATATTACCCATACGAAAAGTTCCAGGTGTTGAGGTTATTTGCATAGGAAATGTTAGTGTTGGTGGAACAGGTAAAACCCCAGCAGTACATTTCTTTGTAAAAAAATTACTGGCAAAAGGAAGAAAAGTTGCTGTTGTTTCTCGTGGATATAGGGGAAAAAGAAAAAGAGATCCCCTACTTGTAAGTGATGGAATGGTAATTTTTGCCACTCCACAAGAAAGTGGAGATGAGTCATATTTACATGCACTTAACTTAAAAGTTCCTGTGATAGTTGGAGCAGATAGATACAAGGCTTGTATGTTTGCAAAAAAACATTTTGACATAGATACAATAGTTTTAGATGATGGTTTTCAACATAGAAAACTTTATAGAGATAGAGATGTAATCTTAATAGATGCAACTAATCCTTTTGGTGGCGGCTATGTACTACCTCGTGGATTATTAAGAGAAGATTTTAAAAGAGCTGTAAAAAGAGCTTCTGAATTTATTATAACTAAGTCAGATTTAGTAAATGAAAGAGAACTTAGAAGAATAAAAAATTATCTAAAAAAGAAATTTCACAAAGAAGTATCTGTTGCAAAACATGGAATTAGTAAATTATGTGATTTAAAAGGAAATATGAAACCATTATTTTGGGTAAAAGCTAAAAAACTTATGATATTCTCTGGTTTAGCTAATCCATTAAATTTTGAAAAGACTGTAATTTCATTGGCACCAGCTTATATAGAAAGATTAGATTTTAAAGATCATCATAATTTTAAGCCCAAAGACATAGCTTTAATTAGAAAGAAAGCCGAGAAAATGGATGCTGATTATATACTTACAACAGAAAAAGATTTAGTTAAATTACCAGATAATTTAAATATTAATAACTTATATGTATTAAAGATTGAATTTACAATGTTAGAAGATAATACATTGAAAGATATGGAAGGTTAG
- the nagA gene encoding N-acetylglucosamine-6-phosphate deacetylase, translating into MKKMFLKNAKLVLENKLINGSILVSENQIEKIFTDKDNLSDFTFDEIIDLEGKYLGPAFIDVHTHGADGADAMDGIEEALRKISSYLAQEGTANFLATTLTSTKEILKDVLKVVANLQDKDIEGANIFGVHMEGPYFAVEYKGAQNDKYMKPAGIKELEEYLSVKDGLVKLFSISPHNQENLEAIKFLADNGVVVSVGHSGASYEAVMKAVDYGLSHATHTYNGMKGFTHREPGVVGAIFNSDNIMAEIIFDKVHVHPEAVRTLIKIKGVDKVVCITDSMSATGLAEGQYKLGELDVNVKDGQARLASNNALAGSVLRMDIAFKNLIELGYSITDAFKMTSTNAAKEFKLNTGIIKEGKDADLVVLDKDYKVCMTMVKGKIKFTNL; encoded by the coding sequence ATGAAAAAAATGTTTTTAAAAAATGCAAAATTAGTTTTAGAAAATAAATTGATTAATGGTTCTATTTTAGTTTCTGAAAATCAAATAGAAAAAATTTTTACTGATAAAGATAATCTATCTGACTTTACTTTTGATGAAATTATAGATTTAGAAGGAAAATATTTAGGGCCTGCCTTTATAGATGTTCATACTCATGGGGCTGATGGGGCTGATGCAATGGATGGTATAGAAGAAGCTCTAAGAAAGATTTCTAGTTATTTAGCTCAAGAAGGAACTGCAAACTTTTTAGCTACTACTTTAACAAGTACAAAAGAAATTTTAAAAGATGTCTTAAAAGTTGTTGCAAATCTACAAGATAAAGATATTGAAGGGGCAAATATTTTTGGAGTACATATGGAGGGGCCTTATTTTGCTGTTGAATATAAGGGTGCTCAAAATGACAAATATATGAAACCTGCTGGAATTAAAGAACTTGAAGAATATTTATCAGTAAAAGATGGACTTGTAAAATTATTTTCAATTTCTCCTCATAATCAAGAAAATTTAGAAGCTATAAAATTTTTGGCTGATAATGGAGTTGTTGTTTCAGTTGGACATTCAGGAGCAAGTTATGAAGCTGTTATGAAAGCTGTTGATTACGGTCTTTCTCATGCTACTCATACTTATAATGGAATGAAAGGCTTCACTCACAGAGAACCTGGAGTTGTTGGAGCTATATTTAATTCTGATAATATTATGGCAGAAATCATCTTTGATAAGGTACATGTTCACCCTGAAGCCGTAAGAACTCTTATTAAAATAAAAGGTGTTGATAAAGTAGTTTGTATTACAGACTCTATGTCTGCAACAGGTTTAGCAGAAGGTCAATATAAATTGGGAGAACTTGATGTAAATGTAAAAGATGGACAAGCAAGACTTGCTTCAAATAATGCCTTAGCAGGTAGTGTTCTTAGAATGGATATAGCTTTTAAGAATCTAATAGAATTAGGCTACAGTATAACTGATGCTTTTAAAATGACTTCAACTAATGCTGCAAAAGAATTTAAATTAAATACTGGAATTATAAAAGAAGGTAAGGACGCAGATTTAGTTGTTTTAGATAAAGACTATAAAGTCTGTATGACTATGGTAAAAGGAAAAATTAAATTTACAAATTTATAA
- a CDS encoding phosphate/phosphite/phosphonate ABC transporter substrate-binding protein, giving the protein MKKVWKLLMFVLLMFLLISCGEKKEEKPLIMGLSPIANSEKLIEDTAPLHKMLGDEIGKPVEGFIATNYIGVVEALGTGTIDFALIPPFAYILANKKNGTQALLTSINKHDEPGYYSVLLVRTDSGIEKVEDLKGKKVAFVDPSSTSGYIFPAVILMDHGINVEQDITYQFAGGHDKALQLLINGDVDAIGTYESAVTKFAKEFPEVTEKVKVLQKSDLIPGITLVVSAKVDDATKQKIKDAFLKVTSTNEGQELTLKLFGIKGFQEANVDNYKLIEDKLNKMGIDIEKIK; this is encoded by the coding sequence ATGAAAAAAGTTTGGAAATTGCTTATGTTTGTGTTACTTATGTTTCTTTTAATTAGTTGTGGAGAAAAAAAAGAAGAAAAACCATTAATAATGGGTTTATCACCAATAGCTAATTCAGAAAAACTAATTGAGGATACTGCACCTTTACACAAAATGTTAGGGGATGAAATTGGTAAACCAGTTGAAGGATTTATTGCAACAAATTATATAGGTGTTGTAGAAGCTCTTGGAACAGGAACTATTGATTTTGCATTAATTCCTCCTTTCGCATATATTTTAGCAAATAAAAAGAATGGAACTCAAGCATTACTAACAAGTATAAATAAACATGATGAACCTGGTTACTATTCTGTTTTACTTGTAAGAACTGATAGTGGTATAGAAAAAGTTGAAGACCTAAAAGGTAAAAAAGTTGCTTTTGTAGATCCTTCATCAACTTCTGGGTATATTTTTCCAGCAGTAATATTAATGGACCATGGAATAAATGTAGAACAAGATATTACTTATCAATTTGCAGGTGGGCATGATAAAGCACTACAATTATTAATAAATGGTGATGTTGATGCTATTGGAACTTATGAAAGCGCTGTAACAAAATTTGCTAAAGAATTTCCAGAAGTGACTGAAAAAGTAAAAGTTTTACAAAAAAGTGATTTAATCCCAGGAATAACATTAGTTGTTTCAGCTAAGGTTGATGATGCAACAAAACAAAAAATTAAAGATGCTTTCCTAAAAGTTACATCTACAAATGAAGGACAAGAATTAACTCTTAAATTATTTGGTATAAAAGGTTTTCAAGAAGCTAATGTGGACAATTATAAACTTATTGAAGACAAACTTAATAAGATGGGAATAGACATTGAAAAAATAAAATAA
- the phnC gene encoding phosphonate ABC transporter ATP-binding protein, translated as METIIEVKNLVKNYGDKEILKNISFNINKGEIISIIGESGAGKSTLMRCLNGLENINSGSIKFYDTDITKLKEKEKNSIKKQMAYVFQDLNIIDNMYVIENVLVPFLNRKNFIQVLFNKFSKQEYERALYCLEKVGISKLAYTKAKYLSGGEKQRVAIARSLAPNVDLILADEPISSLDEKNSTQIMEIFKRINIKKNKTIILNLHNVEVAKKFSDKILALKNGEIFFYKKSAEVNEDDIRKVYQTS; from the coding sequence TTGGAAACAATTATAGAAGTAAAAAATTTAGTTAAAAATTATGGAGATAAAGAAATTTTAAAAAATATCTCTTTTAATATAAATAAAGGAGAAATTATATCTATAATAGGTGAAAGTGGTGCTGGAAAATCAACATTAATGAGATGCCTAAATGGACTTGAAAATATTAATTCAGGAAGCATAAAATTCTATGATACAGATATAACAAAATTAAAAGAAAAAGAGAAAAATTCTATAAAAAAACAGATGGCTTATGTTTTTCAGGACCTTAATATAATAGATAATATGTATGTTATAGAAAATGTTTTAGTACCATTTTTAAATAGAAAAAATTTTATACAAGTTCTATTTAATAAATTTAGTAAACAAGAATATGAAAGAGCTCTATATTGTTTGGAGAAAGTTGGAATATCTAAGTTGGCTTATACAAAGGCTAAATATCTATCTGGTGGAGAAAAACAGAGAGTTGCAATAGCCCGTTCCCTTGCACCTAATGTTGATTTAATTTTGGCAGATGAACCTATAAGTAGTTTAGATGAAAAAAATTCTACTCAAATTATGGAAATCTTTAAAAGAATAAATATAAAAAAGAATAAAACAATTATATTAAATTTACACAATGTTGAAGTTGCTAAAAAGTTTTCAGATAAGATTTTAGCTTTAAAAAATGGAGAAATTTTCTTTTATAAAAAAAGTGCAGAGGTAAATGAAGATGACATTAGAAAAGTTTATCAAACTTCATAA
- a CDS encoding PhnE/PtxC family ABC transporter permease: MKMTLEKFIKLHKLKTFLKILTIVIILLLFFFTLNLDFQDYIDGFVRLKGLVVSMMRIDTEDKKIVLFKMFETIITAFASSFIGVILAVLCSPFLATNISNKYLARFLTICFSVFRTVPALVMAAILVSLIGIGSFTGFISLLIITFFSATKLLKEYLEEINQAKIQSFMTFGFSKFTFLKSCIYPFSKPYIISLFFLTLESSIRGASVLGMVGAGGLGEELWKNLSFLSYDKVSFLILILLIFIFLTDSLSWFFRKKDSLIKITTYQGYKKNKIISKLVTCLILILLIYSLNILYEDTNKISLPIFFERLLVFLKKLTYLDFSYTPKVLLALWQSFLVAFFATFFAAPTAIVISYFASSVTSNKTIAFIIKIFINFIRTFPPVIVAILFFSGFGPGLISGFFALYFYTSGVITKVYVDVLESVETDYGLYGRSLGLKNFYTYLKLWLPSTYTNFVSIFLYRFESNMKNSSVLGMVGAGGIGQLLMNHIAFRNWEKVWVLLIFLIITIILIENLSEYIRNKVNN; the protein is encoded by the coding sequence ATGAAGATGACATTAGAAAAGTTTATCAAACTTCATAAACTAAAAACTTTTTTAAAAATTTTAACTATTGTGATTATTTTATTATTATTCTTTTTTACTTTAAATTTAGATTTTCAAGATTATATTGATGGCTTTGTTAGATTAAAAGGTTTAGTTGTTTCCATGATGAGAATAGATACAGAGGATAAAAAAATAGTTTTATTTAAAATGTTTGAAACTATTATAACTGCCTTTGCCTCATCATTTATTGGAGTAATATTAGCAGTTTTATGTTCTCCATTTTTAGCAACTAATATATCAAATAAGTATTTAGCTAGATTTTTGACTATATGTTTCTCTGTATTTAGAACGGTACCTGCCTTAGTGATGGCAGCAATACTTGTTAGCCTAATTGGAATAGGAAGCTTTACAGGTTTTATTAGTTTACTTATCATTACATTTTTTTCTGCTACTAAACTTTTAAAAGAATATTTAGAAGAAATCAATCAAGCTAAAATACAATCTTTTATGACTTTTGGTTTTTCCAAATTTACTTTTTTAAAATCTTGTATCTATCCATTTTCAAAACCCTATATAATTTCACTTTTTTTCTTGACTTTAGAATCAAGTATAAGAGGTGCAAGTGTATTAGGAATGGTTGGAGCTGGTGGATTAGGAGAAGAACTTTGGAAAAATTTAAGTTTTTTAAGTTATGACAAAGTTTCTTTTCTAATTTTAATCCTATTAATTTTTATATTTTTAACAGATAGTTTAAGTTGGTTTTTTAGAAAAAAAGATAGTCTTATAAAAATTACAACTTATCAAGGATATAAAAAAAATAAAATTATTTCAAAACTTGTTACTTGTTTAATCCTAATTTTATTAATTTATTCATTAAATATTTTATATGAAGATACAAATAAAATTTCTTTACCTATATTTTTTGAAAGATTATTAGTATTTTTAAAGAAATTAACCTATTTAGATTTTTCATATACCCCAAAAGTGTTATTAGCATTGTGGCAAAGTTTTTTAGTAGCATTTTTTGCAACATTCTTTGCAGCACCTACTGCAATAGTAATAAGTTACTTTGCTAGTTCCGTAACTTCCAATAAAACAATAGCTTTTATTATAAAAATTTTTATAAACTTTATAAGGACTTTTCCACCTGTTATAGTTGCCATATTATTTTTTAGTGGTTTTGGACCAGGACTTATAAGTGGTTTCTTTGCTCTATATTTTTATACAAGTGGAGTTATAACAAAAGTTTATGTAGATGTATTAGAAAGTGTTGAAACTGACTATGGATTATATGGAAGAAGTCTAGGACTAAAAAATTTCTATACTTATTTAAAACTTTGGTTGCCTTCCACTTATACAAATTTTGTTTCAATATTTCTATATAGATTTGAATCTAATATGAAAAATTCAAGTGTATTAGGTATGGTTGGAGCTGGTGGTATAGGACAACTACTTATGAATCATATAGCTTTTAGAAATTGGGAAAAGGTATGGGTACTTTTAATATTTTTAATAATTACTATAATTTTAATAGAAAATCTTTCTGAATACATTAGAAATAAAGTTAATAACTAA
- a CDS encoding pyridoxamine 5'-phosphate oxidase family protein, protein MAKLTDAIKDLILNPVKEGAWTAQLGWIATVREDGAPNIGPKRSCRIYDDATLVWNENTAGEIMKDIERGSKVAVAFANWDKLDGYRFVGTAEVHKEGKYYDEVVEWAKGKMGVPKAAVVFHIEEVYTLKSGPTAGTRID, encoded by the coding sequence ATGGCAAAATTAACAGATGCTATAAAAGATTTAATATTAAATCCAGTTAAAGAAGGAGCTTGGACAGCACAATTAGGATGGATTGCAACAGTAAGAGAAGATGGAGCACCAAACATTGGACCAAAAAGATCTTGCCGTATATATGATGATGCAACTTTAGTATGGAATGAAAATACAGCTGGAGAAATTATGAAAGATATCGAAAGAGGATCAAAAGTTGCAGTAGCTTTTGCTAACTGGGATAAATTAGATGGATATCGTTTTGTAGGAACAGCTGAAGTTCATAAAGAAGGAAAATATTATGATGAAGTTGTTGAATGGGCAAAAGGAAAAATGGGAGTTCCTAAAGCTGCAGTAGTATTCCATATTGAAGAAGTTTATACTTTAAAATCAGGACCAACTGCTGGAACAAGAATAGACTAA
- a CDS encoding acyl-CoA dehydratase activase: MYYKIGIDVGSTTLKTVILNEKNEIIEKSYQRHFSKVREITLNHFKSLKEILKGKKFKLAITGSAGLGISKDYGIPFVQEVFSTAGAVKKCYPQTDIVIELGGEDAKILFLQGAIEERMNGTCAGGTGAFIDQMAGLLDMEVSELDKISFAHERIYPIASRCGVFAKTDVQPLLNQGAKKADIAASIYQAVVQQTITGLAQGRPIKGTVLFLGGPLYFLKGLQERFVEVLKLSKEDAIFPELAPYFVALGSAYFADTVEKEFEYDEVVQLLSKKKEKKVEHLGKPLFTSEEEYEFFLKRHQKMTVPTKDITSYSGKAYLGLDSGSTTIKVVLLDDEENILYRYYSSSKGNPVSLFLEQLKKIRELCGERIEIVSSAVTGYGEELMQVAFAVDIGIVETIAHYTAAKHFNPNVDFIIDIGGQDIKCFHIKDGAIDSIVLNEACSSGCGSFLETFAKSLGYSTQDFAKKAIFSKSPAELGSRCTVFMNSSVKQAQKEGAEVEDISAGLARSVIKNAIFKVIRARDADDLGKNIVVQGGTFLNNAVLRSFEQEIGREVLRPEISELMGAYGAALYGKKVQKEKSKLLSLEELENFQHTSSPGMCKLCTNHCQLTINSFTNGQKFISGNKCERGAGKKLQSDLPNMVAYKNQVFNAIPLKAGGRAKIGLPRALNIYEMLPFWAELFRSLDCDIVLSGISNRKIYMKGQNTIPSDTVCYPAKLVHGHIIDLLEKDIDAIFYPCMSYTFDEGISDNCYNCPVVAYYPELIQANITDVEKVHFLYPHLGIENHKLFAEKMYEEFKNIIPKLTKKEMEKATENAFTTYYEYRETIRQEGSRVLKFAEENNHPVIILASRPYHIDPEINHGLDRLLNSLQFVTVTEDALYPVEGKLTTKTLNQWGYHARMYNAAKYVSKHKNMELVHLVSFGCGIDAITTDEIQDILRSNNKLYTQLKIDEVSNLGAAKIRLRSLQATMKEREM, translated from the coding sequence TTGTATTACAAAATTGGAATTGATGTTGGATCAACAACATTAAAAACTGTTATTTTAAATGAAAAAAATGAAATTATTGAAAAAAGTTACCAAAGACATTTCTCTAAAGTAAGAGAAATAACCTTAAATCATTTTAAAAGTTTAAAAGAAATTCTTAAAGGAAAAAAATTTAAATTAGCTATTACAGGATCAGCAGGACTTGGAATTTCAAAAGACTATGGTATTCCATTTGTACAAGAAGTATTTTCAACAGCTGGAGCAGTAAAAAAATGTTATCCTCAAACTGATATTGTTATTGAGTTAGGAGGAGAAGATGCAAAAATTTTATTCTTGCAGGGAGCTATAGAAGAAAGAATGAATGGAACTTGTGCAGGAGGAACTGGAGCATTTATTGATCAGATGGCAGGTCTTTTGGATATGGAAGTCTCTGAATTAGATAAAATAAGTTTTGCTCATGAAAGAATTTATCCTATTGCATCTCGTTGTGGGGTTTTTGCAAAAACAGATGTACAACCTCTTCTAAATCAAGGGGCTAAAAAAGCAGATATAGCAGCCAGTATTTATCAAGCTGTTGTACAACAAACAATAACTGGTCTTGCTCAAGGAAGACCTATAAAAGGAACTGTTCTCTTTCTAGGTGGACCTCTTTACTTTCTAAAAGGTTTACAAGAAAGATTTGTTGAAGTATTGAAACTTTCAAAAGAAGATGCAATTTTCCCAGAATTAGCTCCTTATTTTGTAGCACTAGGAAGTGCATATTTTGCAGATACTGTGGAAAAAGAATTTGAATATGATGAAGTAGTTCAATTATTATCTAAAAAGAAAGAAAAGAAAGTTGAACATTTAGGAAAACCTTTATTTACTTCTGAAGAAGAATATGAGTTTTTTTTGAAAAGACATCAAAAGATGACTGTCCCTACTAAAGATATTACTTCATATTCAGGGAAGGCTTATTTAGGGTTGGACTCTGGTTCTACAACTATAAAAGTAGTTCTTCTAGATGATGAAGAAAATATTTTATATCGTTATTACTCATCTTCTAAAGGAAATCCTGTATCTTTATTCTTAGAGCAGCTTAAAAAAATTCGTGAACTTTGTGGTGAAAGAATTGAGATTGTATCCAGTGCTGTAACAGGGTATGGTGAAGAATTAATGCAGGTAGCTTTTGCAGTTGACATTGGAATTGTAGAAACAATAGCTCACTATACAGCAGCTAAACATTTTAATCCCAATGTAGATTTTATTATTGACATTGGAGGACAAGATATTAAATGTTTCCACATTAAAGATGGTGCTATTGATTCTATTGTTTTGAATGAAGCTTGTTCATCTGGTTGTGGTTCTTTTTTAGAAACATTTGCTAAATCTTTAGGATATAGTACACAAGATTTTGCCAAAAAAGCTATTTTTTCAAAATCTCCTGCTGAACTAGGTTCTCGTTGTACTGTATTTATGAACTCTTCTGTTAAACAAGCCCAAAAAGAAGGAGCTGAAGTGGAAGATATTTCAGCTGGTCTTGCTAGAAGTGTTATCAAAAATGCTATTTTTAAAGTAATTCGTGCTCGTGATGCAGATGATTTAGGAAAAAATATTGTGGTACAAGGTGGAACTTTTTTAAATAATGCTGTCTTACGTTCTTTTGAACAAGAAATTGGAAGAGAAGTATTACGTCCAGAAATTTCAGAATTAATGGGAGCTTATGGTGCTGCTTTATATGGAAAAAAAGTTCAAAAAGAAAAATCAAAATTATTAAGTTTAGAAGAATTAGAAAATTTTCAACACACTTCTTCACCAGGAATGTGTAAGTTGTGTACTAACCACTGCCAATTAACAATTAACTCTTTTACAAATGGACAAAAATTTATTAGTGGAAATAAATGTGAAAGAGGCGCTGGAAAGAAATTACAAAGTGACTTGCCAAATATGGTAGCTTACAAAAATCAAGTTTTTAATGCTATTCCTTTAAAAGCAGGAGGAAGAGCCAAAATTGGACTACCTAGAGCTTTAAATATTTATGAGATGTTACCTTTTTGGGCAGAATTATTCCGCTCTTTAGATTGTGATATTGTTCTTTCAGGTATATCAAATCGTAAGATTTATATGAAAGGACAAAATACTATTCCATCTGATACTGTATGTTATCCAGCAAAGTTAGTACATGGACATATTATTGATTTACTGGAAAAAGATATAGATGCCATTTTCTATCCTTGCATGAGTTATACTTTTGATGAAGGAATTTCAGATAATTGTTATAACTGTCCTGTTGTTGCTTACTACCCTGAATTAATACAAGCGAATATAACTGATGTAGAAAAAGTTCATTTTTTATATCCACATTTAGGAATTGAAAATCACAAATTATTTGCAGAAAAAATGTATGAAGAATTTAAAAATATTATTCCTAAATTGACTAAAAAGGAAATGGAAAAGGCAACAGAAAATGCTTTTACAACATATTATGAATACAGAGAAACTATACGTCAAGAAGGAAGTAGAGTACTAAAATTTGCTGAGGAAAATAATCATCCTGTAATTATACTAGCTTCTAGACCTTATCATATTGATCCAGAAATTAATCATGGATTAGATAGATTATTAAATTCTTTACAATTTGTAACTGTAACAGAGGATGCTTTATACCCTGTTGAAGGAAAATTGACTACAAAAACATTAAATCAATGGGGATATCATGCAAGAATGTATAATGCAGCAAAATATGTAAGTAAACATAAAAATATGGAATTAGTTCATTTGGTTAGTTTTGGTTGTGGAATAGATGCTATTACCACAGATGAAATTCAAGATATTTTGCGTTCTAACAATAAATTATATACACAATTAAAAATTGATGAAGTAAGTAATTTAGGAGCTGCAAAAATAAGATTACGTAGCTTACAAGCTACTATGAAAGAAAGAGAGATGTAA
- a CDS encoding YhcH/YjgK/YiaL family protein: MIYAELKDIKIYKGINKNLDKAIDFITEKKYLNPSFGKNIVEGDTIYFNCPEKPMTRENTGLELEYHKRYADIHIVLEGEEAIAYSPFEDCVETKSFNAEEDYALMKGKTQVELIMNTKNFLIIFPEEPHLALLKVDTPKEIKKIIFKVEI, translated from the coding sequence ATGATTTATGCAGAACTGAAAGATATAAAAATTTATAAAGGTATTAATAAAAATTTGGATAAAGCAATAGATTTTATTACTGAGAAAAAATATTTGAATCCAAGTTTTGGAAAAAATATTGTAGAGGGAGATACTATCTATTTTAATTGTCCTGAAAAACCTATGACAAGAGAAAATACAGGTTTAGAATTAGAATATCATAAAAGATATGCAGATATCCATATTGTTCTTGAAGGAGAAGAAGCTATTGCATATAGTCCATTTGAAGATTGTGTAGAAACTAAAAGTTTTAATGCTGAAGAAGATTATGCACTTATGAAAGGAAAAACACAAGTTGAATTAATAATGAATACTAAAAACTTTTTAATTATTTTTCCTGAGGAGCCACATTTAGCACTTTTAAAGGTTGATACACCAAAGGAAATAAAAAAAATAATATTTAAAGTTGAAATATAA